Proteins encoded by one window of Cannabis sativa cultivar Pink pepper isolate KNU-18-1 chromosome 4, ASM2916894v1, whole genome shotgun sequence:
- the LOC133036545 gene encoding uncharacterized protein LOC133036545 — MSAGPQYCECRPPRVAQMITSWTSRNPGRRFIRCPCHDEVEGCGFWMWYDPPICQRSKDVIPGLLRRIRNLEREVSMLSSEGVDNVVTNQEHSETVEKSMTCKDRNEVVESFDDNTPTIDESINGSHTCKCQRSGCISYLVICIAICILLFVLKA, encoded by the exons aTGTCTGCGGGGCCTCAGTACTGCGAATGTCGTCCCCCTCGAGTTGCACAAATGATAACATCCTGGACAAGTAGGAATCCTGGACGAAGGTTCATTAGATGCCCATGCCATGAT GAAGTAGAAGGGTGTGGCTTTTGGATGTGGTACGACCCACCCATTTGTCAACGATCGAAGGATGTGATTCCTGGGCTGCTAAGGAGAATTCGAAATCTGGAGAGAGAAGTGTCTATGCTATCATCTGAAGGTGTTGACAATGTTGTGACTAACCAAGAGCATTCTGAAACTGTTGAGAAGTCAATGACCTGCAAAGACAGAAATGAAGTTGTGGAGAGTTTTGATGACAACACTCCCACCATTGATGAATCCATAAATGGAAGTCATACCTGTAAATGTCAAAGGAGTGGATGTATTAGTTACCTTGTAATATGTATTGCaatatgtattttgttgttTGTACTTAAAGCATGA